A region of Falco peregrinus isolate bFalPer1 chromosome 13, bFalPer1.pri, whole genome shotgun sequence DNA encodes the following proteins:
- the SHROOM4 gene encoding protein Shroom4 isoform X5 — MCSCRGARPGASRSAAGWSMASLSSSPRRSVPVLRPHSWHVAKLTESRPNAPAMHCLTDAFSLSWPSGCDVSELSLQWNPLSRHCSTDRSSSIGSMESLDQPGQACYEGDPSPIDQGIYHSKRDSAYSSFSTSSLTSDCTLSLRPEETTSVDSSLQGSCKPPNGRYLTTGAEPPTSQHPEAWRVPMPPQPPVRRDSLRAAPAGRGDRRWVSVSVDMLHAKGRWISDTFLCQRDREAEAAGGRMPVPYPMKDRLSANQYYTLSSHPNRCPAEPHRGEGTEPGDQLYLDGSMHQVPDAMAAGDNLLLSPLKGHAPHRHSAPEQLLASQLRSLQVGSSSGRASPAPDGHHWTLSPLHPEGSRPGTAVAAQDPQLCPEPCCCLPPCRCCPELQRACGQDGQGASPVRGSEGPAEEESRAGGRRAGGPPHRSAQMRRRSDRFATSLRNEIQRRKAQLQKSRGPGAPPPGEEPVEEAEEPPEGSVLVEGPRAPAKRLSPAPSEDGRNPSCSEDRGIPTPDPLPVPKGPSSPERVVRTGGGHWRWSSEHKLQLQRSPSPGELEGYSQGPAAPSSPPRGTDEAVLLPFADRRRFFEESSRPVPPRHSKPSACDPGAFQPHGPERRDIRHLSMDQTYGPPSPSQPASTGLYAECCREQPPCYKPQGRPGELEYLRGFYPCGVPLCPEPCRYCGRDLCTPPLPRSHTCRCHPQPWARCPDCYCPGPRPGREESDAWPPRRAFATEFPPDEWEPPAITRKASQSVSELSHHQLGFPRLGPFHPCFESTEPEWTPCYRATSTHDLSWDGDRLACSPESPPDPLHRPLRGRAFSESHLNLEPASPRGRDQRNLLRDKLDPSGIPKKKGPPPPRPPPPNWEKYRQRRMSQRLLDGPGHGSAFTTAPVPTYSIAEAVCERTQSLSGEQGGWSWGHAARSPAPPGAWPRPEPPRSLHRMPEPDAGSAEICRVAGAGEERPKVKRPWETEEQPQSLSRNQERGWAGPHGVGECSLPLHGGPSPATPEAPKPVPGKAEGVSCQGGRPQPHHVDSKELLWDVAGRDRSLAGILAPSAPLSTATEVMGELLVAGEWQPRREHFRRDWRLEALAQDRQGFEPISPPPGSTASSASYPAYYGMASGKAEPLSKVKELPEVERSSEDEEEEVDHELVEKKLQLIESLSRKLAVLQEAQRGLQEDISANGALGEDVAARLQALCTPGEFDKYRLFVGDLDKVVNLLLSLSGRLARVEAALGSLGPHAPTEDKVALREKQRLLVAQLEDAKELKEHVGRREEVVGAMVARYLPAEHLQDYQHFVKMKSALITEQRELEEKIKLGQEQLRCLRESLGQAPKGC, encoded by the exons atgtgcagctgcaggggggCGCGCCCTGGGGCTTCACGCTCCGCGGCGGGCTGGAGCATGGCGAGCCTCTCATCGTCTCCAAG GAGGAGCGTGCCCGTCCTCCGGCCCCATTCCTGGCATGTAGCCAAGCTCACCGAGAGCCGCCCCAACGCCCCTGCCATGCACTGCCTTACTGATGCCTTCAGCCTCTCCTGGCCCTCGGGGTGTGATGTCAG CGAGCTGTCCCTGCAGTGGAACCCACTGTCCCGGCACTGCAGCACCGACCGGAGCAGCTCCATCGGGAGCATGGAGAGCCTGGACCAGCCTGGCCAGGCCTGCTATGAAGGCGACCCCTCACCCATTGACCAGGGCATCTACCACAGCAAGCGGGACTCAGCCTACAGCTCAttctccaccagctccctcaccTCTGACTGCACTCTCTCCCTCCGCCCTGAGGAGACCACCTCTGTCGACTCCAGCCTCCAAGGCTCCTGCAAGCCCCCCAACGGGCGCTACCTGACCACAGGGGCTGAGCCAcccaccagccagcaccccGAGGCCTGGAGGGTGCCtatgcccccccagccccctgtcAGGAGGGACAGTCTgcgggcagccccagccggcaGAGGGGACAGGCGCTGGGTGTCAGTGTCGGTGGACATGCTGCATGCCAAGGGTCGATGGATCTCTGACACCTTCCTCTGCCAGAGGGATagggaggcagaggcagcaggtggGAGGATGCCAGTGCCATACCCCATGAAGGACCGCCTCTCTGCCAATCAGTATTACACGCTGAGCTCCCACCCCAACCGATGCCCAGCCGAGCCACACCGGGGGGAGGGCACAGAGCCTGGTGACCAGCTGTACCTGGATGGCAGCATGCACCAGGTGCCGGATGCCATGGCAGCAGGTGACAACCTGCTGCTGTCCCCCCTCAAGGGCCATGCGCCACACCGGCACAGTgctcctgagcagctgctggcctCCCAGCTCCGCTCCCTCCAGGTGGGCTCCAGCAGTGGGCGAGCCTCACCGGCCCCCGATGGGCACCACTGGACCCTCTCCCCGCTGCACCCTGAGGGCAGCCGGCCAGGGACTGCGGTGGCTGCCCAggacccccagctctgcccagagccatgctgctgcctgccgcCCTGCCGCTGCTGCCCTGAGCTGCAGCGAGCCTgtgggcaggatgggcagggggcCAGCCCAGTGCGTGGTAGTGAGGGGCCGGCAGAGGAGgagagccgggcagggggccgGCGGGCTGGGGGCCCACCCCACCGCTCTGCTCAGATGCGCCGCCGCAGCGACCGCTTTGCCACCAGCCTGCGCAACGAGATCCAGCGGCGCAAGGCCCAGCTGCAGAAGAGCCGGGGTCCCGGTGCCCCGCCACCTGGTGAGGAGCCggtggaggaggcagaggagcccCCCGAGGGCAGCGTGCTGGTGGAGGGACCCCGTGCCCCAGCCAAGCGTCTCAGCCCTGCGCCAAGCGAGGATGGCAGGAACCCCAGCTGCTCGGAGGACCGGGGCATCCCCACCCCTGACCCACTGCCGGTTCCCAAAGGACCCTCATCCCCGGAGCGGGTGGTGCGGACGGGCGGGGGCCACTGGCGCTGGTCCTCAGAGCACAAGCTGCAGTTGCAGCGCTCGCCCAGTCCTGGTGAGCTGGAGGGCTACAGCCAGGGGCCTGCggcccccagctccccgccACGGGGCACCGATGAGGCCGTCCTCCTGCCCTTTGCCGACCGCCGCCGGTTCTTTGAGGAGAGTAGCCGGCCGGTGCCACCCCGGCACAGCAAGCCCTCGGCGTGTGATcctggtgccttccagccccaCGGCCCCGAGCGCCGGGACATCCGCCACCTCTCCATGGACCAGACCTATGGCCCCCCATCACCCAGCCAGCCGGCCTCCACCGGCCTCTATGCTGAGTGCTGCCGGGAGCAGCCCCCCTGCTACAAGCCGCAGGGGAGGCCGGGCGAGCTGGAGTACCTGCGGGGCTTCTACCCCTGCGGGGTTCCCCTGTGCCCTGAGCCCTGCCGCTACTGTGGCAGGGACCTGTGCACCCCACCACTGCCGCGCAGCCACACCTGTCGCTgtcacccccagccctgggcacgcTGCCCCGACTGCTACTGTCCAGGCCCCCGCCCTGGGCGGGAGGAGAGTGACGCCTGGCCCCCCCGGAGAGCTTTTGCCACG GAGTTTCCTCCAGATGAGTGGGAACCACCGGCAATAACCAGGAAAGCCAGCCAATCCGTCAG TGAGCTCTCCCACCACCAACTGGGCTTCCCAAGGCTTGGCCCCTTCCACCCGTGCTTTGAGAGCACCGAGCCGGAGTGGACACCCTGCTACCGGGCCACATCCACGCACGACCTCTCATGGGATGGTGACCGCCTGGCCTGCTCCCCCGAGAGTCCCCCGGACCCCCTGCACCGCCCACTGCGGGGCAGAGCCTTCTCTGAAAGCCACCTCAACTTGGAGCCTGCTAGCCCCCGGGGCCGCGACCAAAGGAACCTTCTCCGTGACAAGCTGGACCCCTCTGGCATCCCCAAAAAGAAGGGCCCCCCACCTCCCCGCCCACCTCCCCCCAACTGGGAGAAGTACAGGCAACGCCGGATGTCCCAGCGCCTGCTGGATGGTCCTGGGCATGGCTCTGCCTTCACCACTGCCCCTGTGCCAACCTACAGCATTGCTGAGGCTGTATGCGAGCGGACCCAGAGCCtcagtggggagcaggggggctggTCCTGGGGGCATGCCGCTCGCTCCCCTGCCCCACCGGGTGCCTGGCCCCGACCTGAGCCCCCCAGGTCACTCCACAGGATGCCTGAGCCCGATGCTGGCAGTGCCGAGATTTGCAG ggtggcaggggctggggaggagcgGCCGAAGGTGAAGCGCCCTTGGGAGACGGAGGAGCAGCCCCAAAGTCTCAGCCGGAACCaggagcggggctgggctggcccccATGGTGTGGGTGagtgctccctgcccctgcatggaggccccagccctgccaccccagaGGCACCCAAGCCTGTCCCTGGCAAAGCAGAGGGGGTGAGCTGCCAGGGgggccggccccagccccaccatgTGGACTCGAAGGAACTGCTGTGGGATGTGGCAGGCAGGGACCGCTCCCTGGCTGGTATCCTGGCCCCCTCGGCCCCCCTCAGCACTGCCACCGAGGTGATGGGCGAGCTGCTGGTGGCGGGGGAGTGGCAGCCCCGGCGGGAGCATTTCCGGCGGGACTGGCGCCTGGAGGCCCTGGCGCAGGACAG gcagggcttCGAGCCCATCTCGCCGCCCCCTGGGagcactgccagctctgcaTCCTACCCAGCATATTATGGCATGGCATCGGGCAAAGCTGAGCCGCTCAGCAAGGTAAAGGAGCTGCCGGAGGTGGAGAGAAGTTcagaggatgaggaggaagaggtggaCCATGAGCTGGTAGAAAAGAAG ctgcagctgatTGAGAGCCTGAGCCGCAAGCTGGCCGTGCTGCAGGAGGCGCagcgggggctgcaggaggacatCAGCGCCAATGGGGCACTGGGTGAAGATGTGGCTGCCCGCCTGCAAGCCCTCTGCACCCCAGGGGAGTTTGACAAGTACCGCCTCTTCGTGGGCGACCTGGATAAGGTGGTCAATCTCCTGCTCTCCCTCTCGGGTCGCTTGGCCCGGGTGgaggctgccctgggcagcctagGGCCGCATGCCCCCACTGAGGACAAG GTGGCCCTGCGAGagaagcagaggctgctggtggcacagctggaggatgCCAAGGAGCTGAAGGAGCATGTGGGGCGGCGGGAGGAAGTGGTGGGTGCCATGGTGGCGCGATACCTGCCTGCTGAGCACCTCCAGGACTACCAGCACTTCGTCAAGATGAAGTCAGCCCTCATCACCGAGCAGcgggagctggaggagaagaTCAAGCTGGGCCAGGAGCAGCTCCGGTGCCTGCGTGAAAGCCTCGGCCAGGCCCCCAAGGGCTGCTAG
- the SHROOM4 gene encoding protein Shroom4 isoform X6, translating into MHCLTDAFSLSWPSGCDVSELSLQWNPLSRHCSTDRSSSIGSMESLDQPGQACYEGDPSPIDQGIYHSKRDSAYSSFSTSSLTSDCTLSLRPEETTSVDSSLQGSCKPPNGRYLTTGAEPPTSQHPEAWRVPMPPQPPVRRDSLRAAPAGRGDRRWVSVSVDMLHAKGRWISDTFLCQRDREAEAAGGRMPVPYPMKDRLSANQYYTLSSHPNRCPAEPHRGEGTEPGDQLYLDGSMHQVPDAMAAGDNLLLSPLKGHAPHRHSAPEQLLASQLRSLQVGSSSGRASPAPDGHHWTLSPLHPEGSRPGTAVAAQDPQLCPEPCCCLPPCRCCPELQRACGQDGQGASPVRGSEGPAEEESRAGGRRAGGPPHRSAQMRRRSDRFATSLRNEIQRRKAQLQKSRGPGAPPPGEEPVEEAEEPPEGSVLVEGPRAPAKRLSPAPSEDGRNPSCSEDRGIPTPDPLPVPKGPSSPERVVRTGGGHWRWSSEHKLQLQRSPSPGELEGYSQGPAAPSSPPRGTDEAVLLPFADRRRFFEESSRPVPPRHSKPSACDPGAFQPHGPERRDIRHLSMDQTYGPPSPSQPASTGLYAECCREQPPCYKPQGRPGELEYLRGFYPCGVPLCPEPCRYCGRDLCTPPLPRSHTCRCHPQPWARCPDCYCPGPRPGREESDAWPPRRAFATEFPPDEWEPPAITRKASQSVSELSHHQLGFPRLGPFHPCFESTEPEWTPCYRATSTHDLSWDGDRLACSPESPPDPLHRPLRGRAFSESHLNLEPASPRGRDQRNLLRDKLDPSGIPKKKGPPPPRPPPPNWEKYRQRRMSQRLLDGPGHGSAFTTAPVPTYSIAEAVCERTQSLSGEQGGWSWGHAARSPAPPGAWPRPEPPRSLHRMPEPDAGSAEICRVAGAGEERPKVKRPWETEEQPQSLSRNQERGWAGPHGVGECSLPLHGGPSPATPEAPKPVPGKAEGVSCQGGRPQPHHVDSKELLWDVAGRDRSLAGILAPSAPLSTATEVMGELLVAGEWQPRREHFRRDWRLEALAQDRQGFEPISPPPGSTASSASYPAYYGMASGKAEPLSKVKELPEVERSSEDEEEEVDHELVEKKLQLIESLSRKLAVLQEAQRGLQEDISANGALGEDVAARLQALCTPGEFDKYRLFVGDLDKVVNLLLSLSGRLARVEAALGSLGPHAPTEDKVALREKQRLLVAQLEDAKELKEHVGRREEVVGAMVARYLPAEHLQDYQHFVKMKSALITEQRELEEKIKLGQEQLRCLRESLGQAPKGC; encoded by the exons ATGCACTGCCTTACTGATGCCTTCAGCCTCTCCTGGCCCTCGGGGTGTGATGTCAG CGAGCTGTCCCTGCAGTGGAACCCACTGTCCCGGCACTGCAGCACCGACCGGAGCAGCTCCATCGGGAGCATGGAGAGCCTGGACCAGCCTGGCCAGGCCTGCTATGAAGGCGACCCCTCACCCATTGACCAGGGCATCTACCACAGCAAGCGGGACTCAGCCTACAGCTCAttctccaccagctccctcaccTCTGACTGCACTCTCTCCCTCCGCCCTGAGGAGACCACCTCTGTCGACTCCAGCCTCCAAGGCTCCTGCAAGCCCCCCAACGGGCGCTACCTGACCACAGGGGCTGAGCCAcccaccagccagcaccccGAGGCCTGGAGGGTGCCtatgcccccccagccccctgtcAGGAGGGACAGTCTgcgggcagccccagccggcaGAGGGGACAGGCGCTGGGTGTCAGTGTCGGTGGACATGCTGCATGCCAAGGGTCGATGGATCTCTGACACCTTCCTCTGCCAGAGGGATagggaggcagaggcagcaggtggGAGGATGCCAGTGCCATACCCCATGAAGGACCGCCTCTCTGCCAATCAGTATTACACGCTGAGCTCCCACCCCAACCGATGCCCAGCCGAGCCACACCGGGGGGAGGGCACAGAGCCTGGTGACCAGCTGTACCTGGATGGCAGCATGCACCAGGTGCCGGATGCCATGGCAGCAGGTGACAACCTGCTGCTGTCCCCCCTCAAGGGCCATGCGCCACACCGGCACAGTgctcctgagcagctgctggcctCCCAGCTCCGCTCCCTCCAGGTGGGCTCCAGCAGTGGGCGAGCCTCACCGGCCCCCGATGGGCACCACTGGACCCTCTCCCCGCTGCACCCTGAGGGCAGCCGGCCAGGGACTGCGGTGGCTGCCCAggacccccagctctgcccagagccatgctgctgcctgccgcCCTGCCGCTGCTGCCCTGAGCTGCAGCGAGCCTgtgggcaggatgggcagggggcCAGCCCAGTGCGTGGTAGTGAGGGGCCGGCAGAGGAGgagagccgggcagggggccgGCGGGCTGGGGGCCCACCCCACCGCTCTGCTCAGATGCGCCGCCGCAGCGACCGCTTTGCCACCAGCCTGCGCAACGAGATCCAGCGGCGCAAGGCCCAGCTGCAGAAGAGCCGGGGTCCCGGTGCCCCGCCACCTGGTGAGGAGCCggtggaggaggcagaggagcccCCCGAGGGCAGCGTGCTGGTGGAGGGACCCCGTGCCCCAGCCAAGCGTCTCAGCCCTGCGCCAAGCGAGGATGGCAGGAACCCCAGCTGCTCGGAGGACCGGGGCATCCCCACCCCTGACCCACTGCCGGTTCCCAAAGGACCCTCATCCCCGGAGCGGGTGGTGCGGACGGGCGGGGGCCACTGGCGCTGGTCCTCAGAGCACAAGCTGCAGTTGCAGCGCTCGCCCAGTCCTGGTGAGCTGGAGGGCTACAGCCAGGGGCCTGCggcccccagctccccgccACGGGGCACCGATGAGGCCGTCCTCCTGCCCTTTGCCGACCGCCGCCGGTTCTTTGAGGAGAGTAGCCGGCCGGTGCCACCCCGGCACAGCAAGCCCTCGGCGTGTGATcctggtgccttccagccccaCGGCCCCGAGCGCCGGGACATCCGCCACCTCTCCATGGACCAGACCTATGGCCCCCCATCACCCAGCCAGCCGGCCTCCACCGGCCTCTATGCTGAGTGCTGCCGGGAGCAGCCCCCCTGCTACAAGCCGCAGGGGAGGCCGGGCGAGCTGGAGTACCTGCGGGGCTTCTACCCCTGCGGGGTTCCCCTGTGCCCTGAGCCCTGCCGCTACTGTGGCAGGGACCTGTGCACCCCACCACTGCCGCGCAGCCACACCTGTCGCTgtcacccccagccctgggcacgcTGCCCCGACTGCTACTGTCCAGGCCCCCGCCCTGGGCGGGAGGAGAGTGACGCCTGGCCCCCCCGGAGAGCTTTTGCCACG GAGTTTCCTCCAGATGAGTGGGAACCACCGGCAATAACCAGGAAAGCCAGCCAATCCGTCAG TGAGCTCTCCCACCACCAACTGGGCTTCCCAAGGCTTGGCCCCTTCCACCCGTGCTTTGAGAGCACCGAGCCGGAGTGGACACCCTGCTACCGGGCCACATCCACGCACGACCTCTCATGGGATGGTGACCGCCTGGCCTGCTCCCCCGAGAGTCCCCCGGACCCCCTGCACCGCCCACTGCGGGGCAGAGCCTTCTCTGAAAGCCACCTCAACTTGGAGCCTGCTAGCCCCCGGGGCCGCGACCAAAGGAACCTTCTCCGTGACAAGCTGGACCCCTCTGGCATCCCCAAAAAGAAGGGCCCCCCACCTCCCCGCCCACCTCCCCCCAACTGGGAGAAGTACAGGCAACGCCGGATGTCCCAGCGCCTGCTGGATGGTCCTGGGCATGGCTCTGCCTTCACCACTGCCCCTGTGCCAACCTACAGCATTGCTGAGGCTGTATGCGAGCGGACCCAGAGCCtcagtggggagcaggggggctggTCCTGGGGGCATGCCGCTCGCTCCCCTGCCCCACCGGGTGCCTGGCCCCGACCTGAGCCCCCCAGGTCACTCCACAGGATGCCTGAGCCCGATGCTGGCAGTGCCGAGATTTGCAG ggtggcaggggctggggaggagcgGCCGAAGGTGAAGCGCCCTTGGGAGACGGAGGAGCAGCCCCAAAGTCTCAGCCGGAACCaggagcggggctgggctggcccccATGGTGTGGGTGagtgctccctgcccctgcatggaggccccagccctgccaccccagaGGCACCCAAGCCTGTCCCTGGCAAAGCAGAGGGGGTGAGCTGCCAGGGgggccggccccagccccaccatgTGGACTCGAAGGAACTGCTGTGGGATGTGGCAGGCAGGGACCGCTCCCTGGCTGGTATCCTGGCCCCCTCGGCCCCCCTCAGCACTGCCACCGAGGTGATGGGCGAGCTGCTGGTGGCGGGGGAGTGGCAGCCCCGGCGGGAGCATTTCCGGCGGGACTGGCGCCTGGAGGCCCTGGCGCAGGACAG gcagggcttCGAGCCCATCTCGCCGCCCCCTGGGagcactgccagctctgcaTCCTACCCAGCATATTATGGCATGGCATCGGGCAAAGCTGAGCCGCTCAGCAAGGTAAAGGAGCTGCCGGAGGTGGAGAGAAGTTcagaggatgaggaggaagaggtggaCCATGAGCTGGTAGAAAAGAAG ctgcagctgatTGAGAGCCTGAGCCGCAAGCTGGCCGTGCTGCAGGAGGCGCagcgggggctgcaggaggacatCAGCGCCAATGGGGCACTGGGTGAAGATGTGGCTGCCCGCCTGCAAGCCCTCTGCACCCCAGGGGAGTTTGACAAGTACCGCCTCTTCGTGGGCGACCTGGATAAGGTGGTCAATCTCCTGCTCTCCCTCTCGGGTCGCTTGGCCCGGGTGgaggctgccctgggcagcctagGGCCGCATGCCCCCACTGAGGACAAG GTGGCCCTGCGAGagaagcagaggctgctggtggcacagctggaggatgCCAAGGAGCTGAAGGAGCATGTGGGGCGGCGGGAGGAAGTGGTGGGTGCCATGGTGGCGCGATACCTGCCTGCTGAGCACCTCCAGGACTACCAGCACTTCGTCAAGATGAAGTCAGCCCTCATCACCGAGCAGcgggagctggaggagaagaTCAAGCTGGGCCAGGAGCAGCTCCGGTGCCTGCGTGAAAGCCTCGGCCAGGCCCCCAAGGGCTGCTAG